The proteins below come from a single Aphanothece sacrum FPU1 genomic window:
- a CDS encoding PEP-CTERM sorting domain-containing protein, producing the protein MNTLTMSLKLRAMITLLTAGSLLTFASAASAAKLKVTITNLSPTNGTFLTPLWVGFHNGGFDIYDRGVSLNAFPGTEALIEDGNTGPISAQFNAVGAGTVQGTITAPGGFPAAPVIDPGETTSLSFEVDRTLASSRYFSYASMIIPSNDAFIANGNPLAHPIFDNSGNFIGADFIVLGSSVLDGGTEVNDESTTNTAFFGQATPNTGVDENGIVALHSGFIPGGPILSDPRFANANFLAPGYQVARIQVELVPEPLTILGSAIALGFGSFFKRKLSKKQK; encoded by the coding sequence ATGAATACTCTCACAATGTCTTTAAAGCTCCGTGCTATGATCACCCTACTCACAGCCGGGTCTTTATTAACTTTTGCCTCTGCTGCCTCTGCTGCCAAGCTGAAAGTTACCATCACTAACCTATCTCCTACCAATGGAACCTTTTTAACTCCTCTATGGGTAGGTTTTCATAACGGTGGCTTTGATATTTATGATCGCGGTGTCTCCTTAAATGCATTTCCTGGTACTGAAGCTCTGATAGAAGATGGAAACACTGGGCCCATCTCTGCCCAGTTTAATGCCGTTGGTGCTGGCACAGTCCAAGGCACTATAACTGCCCCAGGTGGCTTTCCTGCTGCCCCTGTCATTGATCCGGGTGAAACCACAAGTCTTTCCTTTGAAGTCGATCGTACCCTAGCTAGTAGTCGTTACTTCAGCTATGCTTCAATGATTATCCCTAGTAATGATGCTTTTATTGCTAATGGTAATCCCCTAGCTCATCCTATCTTTGATAATTCAGGTAACTTCATCGGTGCTGACTTTATTGTGTTAGGTTCTAGTGTTCTTGATGGGGGTACAGAGGTCAATGATGAAAGCACCACTAATACAGCTTTCTTTGGACAAGCGACCCCTAATACTGGTGTTGACGAGAACGGTATTGTTGCCCTTCATTCTGGGTTTATTCCTGGTGGCCCAATTTTATCAGATCCCCGATTTGCTAATGCAAATTTCCTAGCTCCTGGTTATCAGGTCGCTCGCATTCAGGTAGAATTAGTTCCTGAACCCCTTACCATTTTAGGTTCGGCAATAGCTCTAGGATTTGGTAGTTTCTTTAAACGGAAACTTTCTAAAAAACAAAAATAA
- a CDS encoding ABC transporter ATP-binding protein/permease produces MTNSSRFEFNKKLWLRFIEIAQPYFFPVAAGQTRLFFGLIFTLLLGVISFAFFLTVGLTFLGEAVLPAFFNSFAKDLITGINSLLNSPILYISLGAFLIFAISFASQKQKIENKWIQWSFLGLLLFLLFAVNGLNVVISYALRLIQTALNEKNAPVFWQYIMVIFLIFVAAIPIITIYRYTREKLGLLWREWLTKSLLERYFKNRSYYELDSNSINPEIDNPDQRISQDIKSFTGVTLNFLLDILSAILSLFSFTAILYSISPELMFALLAYGILGTLAGIKIGKRLIGINYEQLRFEADFRYSLVRVRNNAESIAFYRGEELEQGQVIKQLMAAIKNFDFLIIWQSILVLFQRAYTYIPVVIPYLIVAPLYLSGKLDFGAILQADVAFSQVFSALSLITDNMKDITEFAASITRLGEFYESLDDSSSTRKMTDDFQVEVTYIDYEYKSQIELNQVTLKTPNYVRTLIENLSVTINIHDNLLIMGESGSGKSSLLRAIAQLWTSGTGIILCPKPEDMLFLPQRPYMIVGTLKEQLLYPKLKEKIDNNKLQEILETVNLPNLVERFGGFDAQENWENTLSLGEQQRVAFARILVNQPRYAILDESTSALDVTNEEFLYQQLSQQGTTYISVGHRPTLLQYHQQLLTIFDGGTWKLQKIEG; encoded by the coding sequence ATGACAAATTCTTCTCGTTTTGAGTTTAATAAGAAACTTTGGCTACGTTTCATTGAAATAGCACAACCTTATTTTTTTCCAGTTGCTGCGGGGCAAACTCGACTTTTTTTCGGATTGATTTTTACTTTATTATTAGGGGTTATTTCTTTCGCTTTCTTCCTGACGGTTGGATTAACTTTTTTAGGTGAAGCTGTTCTTCCTGCTTTTTTTAATAGTTTTGCTAAAGATTTAATTACTGGTATCAACAGTTTATTAAATAGTCCTATTCTTTATATTTCATTAGGCGCATTTTTAATTTTTGCCATAAGTTTTGCTTCTCAGAAACAAAAAATTGAGAATAAATGGATACAATGGTCTTTTCTGGGACTTCTGTTATTTTTATTGTTTGCTGTTAATGGCTTAAATGTGGTTATTAGCTATGCTTTACGGTTAATTCAAACTGCTCTAAATGAGAAAAATGCGCCTGTTTTTTGGCAGTATATAATGGTCATTTTCCTTATTTTTGTGGCTGCCATACCCATCATTACTATTTATCGTTATACTAGGGAAAAATTAGGCTTACTCTGGCGAGAATGGTTAACAAAAAGCTTGTTAGAACGTTATTTTAAAAATCGCTCTTATTATGAGCTTGATTCTAATTCGATTAACCCAGAAATTGACAACCCTGATCAACGTATTAGTCAAGATATTAAATCTTTTACAGGTGTTACTTTAAATTTCCTTTTAGATATTTTATCAGCCATTCTGAGTCTCTTTTCTTTTACAGCAATTCTTTACAGTATTTCTCCAGAGTTAATGTTTGCATTATTAGCTTATGGGATATTGGGAACTCTAGCAGGTATTAAGATAGGCAAACGATTAATTGGTATTAATTATGAACAATTACGTTTTGAAGCTGATTTTCGTTATAGTTTAGTTCGAGTACGAAATAATGCTGAATCTATTGCGTTTTATAGAGGAGAAGAACTAGAACAAGGTCAAGTTATTAAGCAACTGATGGCAGCTATAAAAAACTTTGATTTCTTAATTATATGGCAATCAATTCTTGTTTTATTTCAGAGGGCGTATACTTATATTCCTGTCGTTATTCCTTATCTTATTGTTGCTCCATTGTATCTGTCAGGTAAGTTAGATTTTGGAGCAATTCTTCAAGCTGATGTTGCTTTTTCACAAGTGTTCTCTGCTCTTTCCCTAATTACGGATAATATGAAAGATATTACTGAATTTGCTGCTAGTATTACCCGTTTAGGAGAATTTTATGAATCTTTAGATGATTCTTCTAGTACCAGAAAAATGACAGATGATTTCCAAGTTGAAGTGACTTATATTGATTATGAATACAAGTCTCAAATAGAGCTTAATCAAGTTACTTTAAAAACTCCAAATTATGTAAGAACTCTGATAGAAAACCTTTCGGTTACTATTAATATCCATGATAATTTATTGATTATGGGAGAAAGTGGTTCAGGTAAAAGTTCTCTATTAAGAGCAATTGCTCAATTATGGACATCAGGAACAGGAATTATTCTCTGTCCAAAACCTGAAGATATGTTATTTTTACCTCAACGTCCTTACATGATTGTAGGAACATTAAAGGAACAGTTGCTATATCCTAAACTCAAAGAAAAAATAGATAATAATAAGTTACAAGAAATTTTAGAAACGGTTAATCTACCAAATTTAGTTGAACGTTTTGGGGGATTTGATGCTCAAGAAAACTGGGAAAATACCCTATCTTTAGGGGAACAACAACGGGTAGCTTTTGCTAGAATTCTAGTTAATCAACCTCGCTATGCGATTTTAGATGAATCCACCAGCGCGCTAGATGTTACTAATGAAGAATTTCTCTATCAACAATTATCTCAACAGGGTACAACTTATATTAGTGTGGGACATAGACCGACTCTGTTACAGTACCATCAGCAATTATTAACAATATTTGACGGAGGAACCTGGAAACTCCAAAAGATTGAAGGTTAA
- a CDS encoding homogentisate phytyltransferase: MPQISLVKPKNFTASIFSGLWSFWKFSRPHTIFGTSLSVLCLYFIALPATNNVINLSNFVYLLGALMACLCGNIYIVGLNQLEDREIDQINKPHLPIAAGEFSVKQGILIVAITGILSLVLGFIFGWWLLATIGISLVIGTAYSLPPIRLKRFPFFAALCIFTVRGLIVNLGLFLYFTSRLSNTAFLLPSIWILTGFIVVFTVAIAIFKDVPDLEGDKQYNIITFTLLLGKSSIFKITCGIIIFCYLTMIVIGIFQISGINSWILISSHLSLLGLIIWRSQGVDLDNKGEITQFYQFIWKLFFLEYFLFPTACLFS, translated from the coding sequence ATGCCTCAAATTTCTTTGGTGAAGCCTAAAAATTTTACAGCCTCTATTTTTTCTGGATTATGGAGTTTTTGGAAGTTTTCCCGTCCTCATACCATTTTTGGCACGAGTTTAAGTGTTTTATGTTTATATTTTATTGCTTTGCCAGCTACTAATAATGTTATTAATTTAAGTAATTTCGTTTATTTATTAGGGGCTTTAATGGCTTGTTTATGTGGCAATATTTATATTGTAGGATTGAATCAATTAGAAGATCGAGAAATTGATCAGATTAATAAACCTCATTTACCTATTGCTGCGGGAGAATTTTCGGTTAAACAAGGCATATTAATTGTTGCAATTACAGGTATTTTATCCTTAGTATTAGGTTTTATTTTTGGTTGGTGGTTATTGGCAACTATTGGCATTAGTTTAGTCATTGGGACAGCTTATTCTTTGCCACCTATTCGTCTGAAAAGATTTCCTTTTTTTGCCGCTTTATGTATTTTTACTGTAAGGGGTTTAATTGTTAATCTAGGATTATTTTTGTATTTTACCAGCCGTCTCAGTAATACTGCTTTTTTGCTTCCTTCTATTTGGATTTTAACTGGTTTTATTGTAGTATTTACTGTAGCGATCGCCATTTTTAAAGATGTTCCAGATCTCGAAGGTGATAAACAATATAATATCATAACTTTTACTTTATTACTAGGAAAATCTAGTATTTTCAAGATAACTTGTGGCATCATTATTTTTTGTTATTTGACCATGATTGTGATAGGAATATTTCAGATATCTGGTATAAATTCTTGGATTTTAATATCTTCTCACCTTAGCTTATTAGGGTTAATAATTTGGCGTAGTCAAGGAGTTGATTTAGACAATAAAGGAGAAATTACTCAATTTTATCAGTTTATTTGGAAACTCTTTTTCTTAGAATATTTCCTGTTTCCTACCGCTTGTCTTTTCTCTTAA
- a CDS encoding IS1634 family transposase: protein MSYLEEIEVKNIDHLGIVAGLIDEIGIVKIINNKLGIDVREKISAGTVVKSILINGLGFVSRPLYLFSQFFEDKAVEKLLGEGIEPNYINDDKIGRVMDELYKYGLNNLFIEVILEVINKFEIEIKYSHLDATSFHLDGEYKSEEKYEKEQEEKIIKERPIFIKKGYSRDHRPDLKQCVLDLITTQDGDLPLFVRVGDGNEADKAVFGKILVEFKKQIEFDSIMVCDSALYSQENLKLIQHLKWITRVPMTLKKAKELIQNVEIEEITDDEKKKRSHLHLEGYTWKEEIVTYGGIKQTWLIVSSEKRQKSDLEKLEKQLKQEEDKCQKLLKQLQSEEFEHPQSARYKLKAINKKLRFFEIIEVELIEACSKKNETIYKIVGLAQKNNEEIAKRTKESGRFILATNLVEENKLEPTEILITYKNQQSSERGFRFLKDPLFFADSFFVEKPERIETMLFLMSFCLLLYNLGQRELRKCLKRAKVGVKNQVGKLTERPTLRWMFQCFQGIHFVILNEVKQIVNLTEERRFILSCLPASCQKYYL from the coding sequence GTGTCTTATCTAGAAGAAATAGAAGTTAAAAATATAGACCATTTAGGCATAGTAGCCGGATTAATTGATGAAATAGGAATAGTCAAAATAATCAATAATAAATTAGGAATAGATGTCAGAGAAAAAATCTCAGCAGGCACGGTAGTTAAGTCCATTCTCATCAATGGACTAGGATTTGTCTCAAGACCCCTATATTTATTTAGCCAATTTTTTGAAGATAAAGCCGTCGAAAAATTATTAGGAGAAGGAATAGAACCTAATTATATAAATGATGATAAAATTGGGAGAGTCATGGATGAATTATATAAATATGGACTAAATAATCTCTTTATAGAAGTTATCTTAGAAGTTATAAATAAATTTGAAATAGAGATTAAATATTCCCATTTAGATGCCACATCATTCCATCTAGATGGAGAATATAAAAGTGAAGAAAAATACGAGAAAGAGCAAGAAGAAAAGATTATAAAAGAAAGACCAATTTTTATTAAGAAAGGATACTCTCGTGACCATCGACCAGACTTAAAACAATGCGTTTTAGACTTAATAACAACCCAAGATGGAGACTTACCCTTATTTGTCAGAGTTGGAGATGGAAATGAGGCTGACAAAGCCGTATTTGGAAAAATCTTAGTAGAATTTAAAAAACAAATAGAGTTTGACAGTATCATGGTCTGTGATAGTGCTTTATATAGTCAAGAAAATCTCAAACTAATCCAACATTTAAAATGGATAACTAGGGTTCCAATGACCCTCAAAAAAGCGAAAGAATTAATACAAAATGTAGAAATAGAAGAAATAACAGATGACGAAAAAAAGAAAAGAAGTCACCTACATTTAGAAGGTTATACTTGGAAAGAGGAAATAGTAACTTATGGTGGAATCAAGCAAACTTGGTTAATAGTATCAAGTGAAAAAAGACAAAAAAGTGACTTAGAGAAACTAGAAAAACAACTCAAACAAGAAGAAGATAAATGCCAAAAACTTCTTAAACAATTACAATCTGAAGAATTTGAGCATCCCCAATCTGCTAGATATAAATTAAAAGCCATTAACAAAAAACTGAGATTTTTTGAAATAATAGAAGTTGAACTTATTGAAGCTTGCTCTAAGAAAAATGAAACGATTTATAAAATTGTTGGTCTGGCTCAGAAAAATAATGAAGAGATAGCTAAAAGAACTAAAGAATCAGGGAGATTTATTTTAGCGACTAACTTAGTAGAGGAAAATAAATTAGAGCCGACTGAAATTCTCATAACTTATAAAAATCAGCAATCTTCTGAAAGAGGATTTCGATTCTTGAAAGATCCTTTATTTTTTGCCGATAGTTTTTTTGTCGAGAAACCGGAAAGAATAGAGACAATGTTATTTTTGATGTCTTTCTGTTTGCTCCTGTATAACTTGGGACAAAGAGAACTAAGAAAGTGTTTAAAAAGAGCCAAGGTAGGAGTCAAAAATCAAGTTGGTAAATTAACAGAGCGTCCTACATTGAGATGGATGTTTCAATGTTTCCAAGGGATTCATTTTGTAATTTTAAACGAAGTAAAACAGATTGTTAATTTAACGGAAGAAAGACGTTTTATTTTAAGTTGTTTGCCCGCATCTTGTCAAAAATATTATCTATAA
- a CDS encoding phosphatidate cytidylyltransferase — MPWTRIVSTIVALALALAMLIIGGWYFTLGFCVIVFLGQLEYFQLVRAKGIAPAGKTTLVLSQILLITSAVASSLTDALFPLTGALICFYLLFQPKLATIADISTSILGLFYGGYLPSYWVRLRVGFTHPVPTIDIASSNLHLMGYWPESWTHPKLFPPALTVTFLAFGCIWAADIGAYIMGKWLGKTRLSDISPKKTVEGAFFGILGSVIVAEIGAWYLEWPYWYMTGMLLGVLIGIVSLLGDLTESMMKRDAGVKDSGQLIPGHGGILDRTDSYVFTAPLVYYFVTLFLPLLQ, encoded by the coding sequence ATGCCCTGGACTCGCATTGTCAGTACAATTGTTGCTCTAGCCCTTGCTTTGGCAATGCTTATTATCGGAGGATGGTATTTTACCCTGGGATTTTGTGTCATTGTCTTCCTGGGACAGTTAGAATACTTTCAGTTAGTAAGAGCTAAAGGCATTGCACCAGCAGGGAAAACAACCCTTGTTCTGTCTCAAATATTACTCATTACCTCTGCGGTGGCTTCTTCCCTTACAGATGCCCTATTTCCTTTGACTGGGGCCTTGATTTGTTTTTATCTGTTATTCCAACCAAAATTAGCCACCATTGCTGATATTTCAACCTCTATTTTAGGATTATTTTATGGAGGATATTTGCCGAGTTATTGGGTAAGATTACGAGTAGGATTTACTCATCCTGTCCCTACCATAGACATTGCTAGTAGTAACTTACACTTGATGGGATATTGGCCGGAGTCTTGGACTCATCCTAAATTATTTCCTCCTGCTTTAACCGTTACTTTTTTAGCGTTTGGTTGTATTTGGGCTGCTGATATTGGGGCTTATATTATGGGAAAATGGTTAGGGAAAACTCGCTTATCAGATATTAGTCCGAAAAAAACAGTAGAAGGGGCATTTTTTGGAATATTAGGCAGTGTTATTGTCGCAGAAATTGGGGCTTGGTATCTGGAATGGCCCTATTGGTATATGACAGGAATGTTATTAGGAGTATTAATTGGGATTGTTAGCTTATTAGGGGATTTAACTGAATCGATGATGAAACGAGATGCTGGAGTAAAAGATTCAGGACAGTTAATTCCAGGTCATGGAGGTATTTTAGATAGAACGGATAGTTATGTTTTTACAGCCCCTTTAGTTTACTATTTTGTCACCTTATTTTTACCATTATTACAGTAG
- a CDS encoding serine/threonine-protein kinase: protein MSRPGTTNDSRHQRLLANRYQLIELVGSGAMGQVYRGEDKLLGGVTVAVKFLSQALLNNRMRERFEREATISALLGERSNHIVRVRDYGVDEKEIPFYVMEYLQGESLCEIIKFRPLSLSRFLKVTRQICFGLECAHKGIMFEGEMCPIIHRDVKPSNVLVVHDPALGELVKILDFGIAKLVQSGEAQTQSFMGTLAYCSPEQIEGKELDSRSDIYSLGIMMYEMLTGEMPIFPENSSFGGWYEAHHYSKPKPFPTKLNLPEALEKLIMQCLAKASNDRPQTITDLLNSLESLEPSQPESCQETLVAMPTMIADTPNAKKSLAKAEDICLKMAWPQDKPRQKIVFPHVMRASEGTFASLWVMLDQQDILNRMSSIRYNQFVFMTSPHPMILWLTVLYHREHGPRWLPCYLDLKTPSGQRFARLLGELGSYWLLFFPVEGTDRCQHVLTTNIAPNQCKNLQEWSDKSQLMRGGKPQITKRMLRQEFEKLKPTILARLEDVNTNPSRPQDIATF from the coding sequence ATGAGTCGCCCAGGTACAACGAATGATTCTCGCCACCAACGTTTACTGGCTAATCGCTATCAACTCATAGAATTAGTTGGTAGTGGTGCTATGGGCCAAGTATATCGGGGAGAAGATAAATTACTAGGTGGTGTCACTGTCGCCGTTAAATTCCTCTCCCAAGCTTTACTCAATAATCGTATGCGAGAACGATTTGAACGAGAAGCTACTATTTCTGCTTTGTTGGGAGAAAGAAGTAATCATATTGTTCGGGTTAGAGATTATGGAGTTGATGAGAAAGAAATTCCTTTTTATGTCATGGAATATCTTCAAGGAGAAAGTCTTTGCGAAATTATTAAGTTTCGTCCTTTATCCCTATCTCGATTTCTCAAAGTAACCCGACAAATTTGTTTTGGACTCGAATGCGCCCACAAAGGCATTATGTTTGAAGGGGAAATGTGTCCTATTATTCACCGAGATGTTAAACCGAGTAATGTGCTGGTAGTACATGATCCGGCTTTAGGAGAATTGGTTAAAATACTCGACTTTGGTATTGCTAAATTAGTTCAGTCAGGAGAAGCTCAAACTCAGTCGTTTATGGGAACTCTGGCCTATTGTTCCCCTGAGCAAATAGAAGGTAAAGAACTAGATAGTCGCTCAGATATCTACAGTTTAGGCATCATGATGTATGAAATGCTTACCGGAGAAATGCCTATTTTCCCCGAAAACTCATCATTTGGTGGCTGGTATGAAGCCCATCACTATTCTAAACCCAAACCTTTCCCCACTAAGCTTAATCTCCCAGAGGCTTTAGAAAAGCTGATTATGCAATGTTTAGCTAAAGCTTCTAATGACCGTCCTCAAACTATTACCGATTTACTAAACTCTTTAGAAAGTCTAGAACCGAGTCAACCCGAATCATGTCAAGAAACCCTGGTAGCTATGCCTACCATGATTGCTGATACTCCCAATGCTAAAAAATCCTTAGCTAAAGCGGAAGATATCTGTCTAAAAATGGCTTGGCCTCAAGATAAACCTAGACAAAAAATTGTTTTTCCCCATGTGATGCGGGCCTCAGAGGGAACTTTTGCTAGTTTATGGGTGATGCTCGACCAGCAAGATATCCTCAATCGAATGTCGAGTATTCGTTACAATCAATTTGTGTTTATGACCAGTCCCCATCCGATGATACTCTGGCTAACGGTTCTCTATCATCGTGAACATGGCCCCAGATGGCTACCCTGTTATCTCGACTTAAAAACCCCCTCCGGTCAGCGATTTGCTCGTTTATTAGGAGAATTAGGTTCTTATTGGCTTTTATTTTTTCCCGTCGAAGGAACCGACCGTTGTCAGCACGTCCTTACTACGAATATAGCCCCTAACCAGTGCAAAAACCTGCAAGAATGGTCAGATAAAAGTCAACTGATGCGAGGGGGTAAACCACAAATTACCAAAAGAATGTTAAGACAAGAATTTGAGAAGCTCAAACCAACAATTTTAGCTAGACTTGAAGATGTTAATACTAACCCTTCTCGTCCTCAAGATATTGCCACATTCTAA
- the cbiT gene encoding precorrin-6Y C5,15-methyltransferase subunit CbiT has product MLWPYKTPGIPDELFERLPGIPLSKREVRLLLVSALRLKSNSVIWDIGAGTGTIPVEIGLLCPENTIIAVERDEDVVKLIRQNCDRFGVENVKIFEGKAPDCLGELQPLPDRVCIEGGRPIKEIILKVWQYLKPEGRLVATAGNLETLYLISEGLSELQARNIEVVQSGINRLETRGINQTFAAVDPIFILSGEKF; this is encoded by the coding sequence ATGCTTTGGCCCTACAAAACTCCTGGCATTCCTGACGAACTATTTGAACGTTTACCAGGTATTCCTCTAAGTAAACGCGAAGTACGTCTATTGCTGGTTTCTGCCCTCAGACTTAAATCAAACTCAGTCATCTGGGATATTGGCGCAGGAACTGGAACAATTCCTGTAGAAATAGGTTTACTTTGCCCAGAAAATACCATTATTGCCGTAGAACGGGACGAAGATGTAGTTAAATTAATTCGGCAAAATTGTGATCGCTTTGGAGTCGAGAACGTCAAAATCTTTGAAGGAAAGGCCCCCGACTGTCTAGGGGAACTACAACCCCTACCCGATAGGGTGTGTATCGAAGGAGGTCGTCCCATTAAAGAGATAATACTCAAAGTTTGGCAATATTTAAAGCCAGAAGGACGTTTAGTCGCCACAGCCGGAAATTTAGAAACTTTATATCTCATCTCTGAAGGATTATCCGAATTACAAGCGCGTAACATAGAAGTAGTACAATCAGGCATCAACCGTTTAGAAACGCGAGGGATAAATCAAACTTTTGCGGCCGTTGACCCTATTTTTATCCTAAGTGGAGAGAAATTTTAA